DNA sequence from the Salvia splendens isolate huo1 chromosome 19, SspV2, whole genome shotgun sequence genome:
ATTACATTAAATCGTGTTATGATCAAGTTCAATTTGGTTATACTGTCTGACAATATAAGTTTCATTTTACCATTTCAATTTCAGTGTGTTCGacaatatgagtctcatttcacttttactatatataTAGGAAGTAGGTTCTATATTCCACTATAAAAGTGTGactcatatttcattatcaTTTCTAACTCATAtatatctttatttttcttaaaacaCATGCTGAAATAAATTGAGATTTCAAATAGAGGATGAATGAAGTACTTTGTCAAGGATCTAACAACTTTCAATTTCATGATAATAAATTTACATCAATTAAcccaacatatatatatatgtaagtgCATATAAGAAGATATGGTTCCATGCTTCTCAATGACAAAAGCTTTGGCACCCCATTATGGAAGGTAAGACAAAGTAGATTCAGATTCAACGTTCTAACCCTCGAATTCAGTCTCACACGTGCACCTTCTATTTGCTTTGGGGTTTTGAATGTGAAAATAATGGACCACTCTGCCTCGTTTTTTCATAAAGTTGCATGTGAATTCAATCATAAGACTTGAAAAGGTTAGGGTTAAATCAATacaaaagaaaagataaaataGACCGATTTGTAATCAGCACAGGaacatttgatttttttgtCTAATTAAATCCGTTTAAATCTAGATATTTTTTTCTAGGGAAAACCAAATTATTGTGAAGTGATGACAATTTACATGAAAATCACCGTTCTCTTTAAGTTCAAATTCCTTAAACAAGCTTCTAAGAGAACAATAAAACTGAAAATAtgttgaaaataattaaaattttatattgtcATTAAGATTCAAATTCCACAACTCTTTATATTTGATTCTAATATAAAGAGAAGTGGCTTTTCATAACCCATGAGATTTCAATATGATCAAATCAGgcttggatcccctgctgtggaggAATCACAGCAAGGGCCCTGCTATCACTCacattctaattttttattaaaaaaaactttttttaatattatattttattaataaaatattgggATGTGCAATGACAACAGGGGATCCAAGTCCGATGAAATCCTAGTTACCCAACTAATGGACATTGGCCGATGTGGGTGCATCCCTCCAGACCGACTAGAAAGCTTGTATGTCCCTTGGAgtctactaaaaaaataaacacgATCACTTCCTCCGagtatacaacaaatatacatgtCATGTAAAATTTAATAGCCTAATAATTAAGTTGTTAGTCTATTAATTAAGAGATCTATGGTTGAATCCTACtgtaaacattttttttcttttctttatctaactgtctttattttattaattgataggatacatattttttttctttattttattaatattgaagTACTTATTACCTAAATACGGAGTATAATTTTGTATACTTAATTTTaagttaaaatcatttttttcatcTTAAAATACTCATAATGGGGGTGGCAAAGTAAGGCCATCCGCATCGCGTCTCGATGCGGTCTTGGTCTCGTCTCGAAGAGATgagaccgcatcgagacagcGATACAATCCTCCATCTCATCCCAGTATCGTCCCTTGTCCCGGAGGGAGCGCTGGcgcgccagcgccacgtggcgagcgCTAGCGCTAGgcgtgatgcccactcgcgggccggcgagtgggcgtcgtcatgctgacgcaataaataatttttttaaaataaattcgattttcagaaaagaaaaaaaataaaaaaaaacgataatattaccgttgaacggtaaaaaaattatttttattatttttcttttttattctataaatactcttctttcattctcattctacacacaaacacacatctattcttctcaaatcatttctctttcctctccaatttctgtcaaaatgtccggcgacggaaactctggcagCTCCGGCGGCTATGACTTGAACATGTTTGGCGACTGGgaggggcatgtacaatgtcttgggtgcgTGCTTCCGGttcatcgacgccgggcacctaAGGCTGgtcgacgccggcggcgtaCCAAACACCATATTTTGATGTGGTTGCATACTCTCGTCCCTCTGCCCCGAGGTATAGgcaatcgcagggattatcccaaattagagagaattttccggatgaacccactccggaaggagcacgaggcggtggaagctccgggGGTAGCGCATTCGACgacaaggaggaggaggatgtagaccgtcatccatacagccgcaaggatacgatgactctgttcaatGCTTGAGTCAGCGTCTCGTAccttgaagatgctccgcagtacaacaaacccgcaagtgtttttgggaaaaggtcaccgacgcctacaacgagaaTAAGCCAAAGGGGGCCCGTCGCCGCAccttgaagatgctccgcagtcattttgactgagttgacagagatgtcaaaattttttgcgggatctacaagaatgaagcggcgaattaccaAAGTGGAGCCAGCGGAGCCGACATTttgagagcggctttgcgagtctttaaAGACGACATCaataaagaattcaaacatgtcgatgtttgggagtcagtcaaagacgttgaaaggtgggctggcggtgtccaATCCAacacgggctcgagctcgaaacgcacgaagcacgcggcgagtggccaatacccgtctagtgagggcgggtcaggcaacgcctcacaagaggttgagctCCTCCCGTTcacgccgtcggccgcaagggaccaaggcggcgaaagtggctagagggaggaggagccgaggcgaatcaagtcaggtgggctcgggctcgaacaccctaatgtccatgtacttggtCGCCACGATGGCTGAGATTTCCCGCATAACGCCgccccaatatcaagcccatcttgcccgAATTGACTATATgacaagacaaattggtattccgcctccaagtagcttgagtgcactaccaccgccttcgggggatgattcaccggcagagtagtttttataatttatataaaattgtattttatattatgtattttatttttttttaggattttaattatgtgttttttattttttaggattttaaattgtaattttattttatttaatgaagtgtgtttttattaattgaatttgttggaaataaaaataaaaaatgaaattaaatgaatagttaagggatgaggtggttaagagatggagggatgcaagtgttgtctcttagttaagagatggggtgaaaagtacagtggggccatgaatagtgaagagatgagacggttaagagacggagatGCGGATGACCTAAGATTTACCTAACAGACATAAGAATTaaagtacattttttttattaaattatgataCGAATTAAAGATACAGCACAAAGTATGATCAGTCTTAAATATCACTCAAAATTTTGCTCTGATACTAATAATACACAAAGCATGATTACAGATTTATAGTTCTACAACGACAAAAGAGAGATTTTGATAGGATACGACGCAAGAGATACATAAAAATACATATATACCTAATATTGTACATGTTCTTTTGCAATATTCCATTTCTAAACTATTGACGTTATTAATATTGCAAGTCCGAGTAAAGAAGATTAGGAGAAACAATCAAAAGAGCAAAGCAATATGTTGAAAACCATAtgacaaaaaaaggaaaaattatttcaaaatttcttAGTAAACTAGTAGAAATTTGAAAATCAAATAAGGTAGATAACACAATTTCAACACGGTACCTCCAGCAGCAATGTTTCCAGTATGCATAGTAGTAATAGACTTTGCCacattattcaagttttgatcAACCAAAGTTTAGCAAATGGAAGGATACCCTGCAATAACCAATAAATGCATATAGTTATCACAAAACGTTTCTTCTTTGTATATATAACAGACAGACGATTGTTAGCTTATCAGAAAATCATGAATATGGGGTCAGGTGGTAAGAGTAAAGAGTGGAAAATCTGTTAGAGTTTACGATGTGCAGAGCTTTGTTGCTtacctatttaccatttatgtagtCGAGGAGCATTTTATCGAGCTCAAAATGCCGGCAAAGAAGTTTCTGCAACAACAGTTCGACAAGTATGATTATCAACAGAACAGTTGGATAAAGAATGAATGACATTGTATACTCGAGGTCAGAAACTAGGTCACACTGAATGAAACATAAGTTCAGACAAGACATGCTTTGATAGGCAAAGACATCGATAAACCAGCTCTTTTGTCATAGGAGAATGTAATCGGTTTGTGGAAATAACCTTGGACACAGGAGCCTCAAAAAACTTGGCTTCATAATCCGTCTCAGGTAATCGTATTATCCCAGTTCCATCATGGAACAATACATATGCAGGAAGTTGGTGCAGACTTCCTGTTATCGGTTAAGCCATCAAATGATCAAGAATAGGAATACGTATATACTAAAGAAACAAATACTCATATATCATTATACTATTAACTCAATACTCAAAAACTGAGTTAAAAAAAGCTGATTCCAAACTTCTCAACAACTATGGTCTTTTAATGAAAACGGCTCCTACCAAGGCTGATTCCAAACTTCTCAGCAGCATTTGGAAACAGTCCAAGATCAACTGTTACAAatgataaatttttatttgagaATCTGCAAAAGAAATCAGTCAATGTATTAGGGAATAAGCTCAGAACATTAATGAAACCAGATGGATAAGGAAAGCTCCAAACTCACGTAACCGAGAGTTCAGGAATAAAGGAACTTTCTCGAACGCAACTGGAGGTAGATAGAGAACGAAATTCCACCTGGAAAAATTGAACGAAGTTAATTGAGGAATTCTCTGCCAAGGAGAAAAGAACTAGCAACATTTTTAAAGCATTTGTGGCAGTAGAATGGCCCAAGTGATCAAAGTACTAGGTAAGGAGTATTAATCTAGCACttgtagataaaataaaattttacaaGTTCCACCTAAATTAGAATAATAActaaataggagtatataatattaGCACCAACATGAATTGCAAACCAATTTATACTAGAAGTCTAGAACCAACAAGTCTCTTATGATACATGGATTAAAGTCCACCAATATAGGGCACAATATGCAACCTTCAGCAGAAGTAACAGTTCAGGTTATAAAAGTGATACATTGGTAACTAAAAGTATTGTTCTTTGTAAAAAGATGATTTTCACAAGCTTTTACATTTCTTGACCCTGTCAATTAGAGCAAGTACGGAGTTCTCAATCAATATTATGTTTATGTTTGTCTTCAGTACACTACCCCCTCATTAACACCATCCTCTGTCCTTACACATACTGACATATTACATATACAACCTAGTGCTGCTGTTACAAGTACTGggctagagagagagagaacacACCAACCATCCAAAATTTTGATGTGTTCACTTCAGTAAGCACGGTTTCCAACTGGAGCGGTGTCAAAGGACTTGATGCACCTagttaaagtaaaaaaaaaacaaagaaacaatAAATGACAAGAGGAATTGGAGAAGACAGTAGATATTCATGCTGTGCATATTCACCACTTTGAAAGTCCTAAAAGCAATTATAAACTTAATGGCAGagaaacaaaatcaaactaGAAGAGAAAAGAATGAACTTCATTTGAGTTCAGCAATAAGTTTACCAAATCCTTCATATGCAGGTTGTTGGGAAATGATATATATAACTGTCATGAAGAAGCAAGATAAGTGCATTAGGAGTTGAGAGAGTTTTAGGCATAACCAATTAAAGCTGATGACTGCAGACATACCTAAAAATGCTATAGCATACCACAAGGCCAAGTGATAGTCCAGCACCAAAGCAATAGCAGCAAGGAAAATCTGAAGACAAACTCAAGTTAATTCCTTTAAATAGAGAGGAAAGCACATAAATGAAGCAAAGCAAGCATACAACAATACACAGAGTCAAAACTTATACGCAATATAAAGATTATTGCACATGATCCCCAATTCTATTCCCCTTAAAATAACACTAACTTCTTCAAACATGAAACACCACTTCCTCATAAACATTAGATTAGCTTTAAATTCTTTAGCCACATACTTGGATTCTATCTATGTCAATATGCGTTACAGAGGTTCAGTTTCATCTCTATCCATCAAAGTTTGATCTTCTAATTTCTAAAGGCCCATGTGTAGCTAAGGAAAATGCATTATGCGTGCAGAATGCATGAAATTGTACTCGTATTCTTTCAAGAGTCACCTGCTCGTTTAATAACGTCGCAATAACAAATCAAATCCAAGACAAAAGAAGAAATCAATTTGATACCTTTGCATAGAATAAAGTATCTGATATAAATGCCTCCCATGATTCCGTTCTCACCACCTGCAAgttagaaaatttaaattaaccAGTTAGAAATGATGATATCCGtaatattcaaaatttaaaacaacaacaacagAATCAGTCAGCTCCTACCATTTCCCCACACAGATATACCAAAAGCATGACAACTCCAAACCAAATTTCCAACAGCTAAAACACAGATGCTTAGATCGACATGAACCCTAACTGTATACCATAAATCAAACGATTCGATCGTAACTAACCAAAAAATTGGGGGCGAAAAAAGTAAAATTGTACCTTGATGGCAGCTAAAACACAAAAGGAAAGGAAAGCTTGAATCTCCtgcaataaacaaccaaatcaataaaaaaaat
Encoded proteins:
- the LOC121780468 gene encoding thioredoxin-related transmembrane protein 2-like, with the translated sequence MSSIGQNANPVHWMNRMVSESYYLLHCLAFFSYIPVRCAAAQVLSSRSSAHLLHREIQAFLSFCVLAAIKVVRTESWEAFISDTLFYAKIFLAAIALVLDYHLALWYAIAFLVIYIISQQPAYEGFGASSPLTPLQLETVLTEVNTSKFWMVEFRSLSTSSCVRESSFIPELSVTFSNKNLSFVTVDLGLFPNAAEKFGISLGSLHQLPAYVLFHDGTGIIRLPETDYEAKFFEAPVSKKLLCRHFELDKMLLDYINGK